From Rissa tridactyla isolate bRisTri1 chromosome 7, bRisTri1.patW.cur.20221130, whole genome shotgun sequence, a single genomic window includes:
- the KLF7 gene encoding Krueppel-like factor 7 isoform X2, translating into MDVLASYSIFQELQLVHDTGYFSALPSLEENWQQTCLELERYLQTEPRKISETFGEDLDCFLHASSAPDAEDSIRRLDPILLPVETSTCDKSANMDIILSRDKLLSETCLSLQSTSSSTEGYTAVNQAQLNAVTSLTPPSSPELSRHLVKTSQTLSAVDGTVTLKLVAKKTSLSSVKVGVATATAGTIKSGQSDSEQGGTGAEASPENKKRVHRCQFNGCRKVYTKSSHLKAHQRTHTGVFPGLITSPST; encoded by the exons atggaTGTCTTGGCTAGTTATAGTATATTCCAGGAACTCCAGCTTGTCCACGACACCGGCTACTTCTCAGCTTTGCCATCCTTGGAGGAAAACTGGCAGCAG aCATGCCTGGAGTTGGAGCGATACCTTCAGACTGAACCACGGAAGATCTCTGAGACCTTTGGTGAGGATTTAGACTGCTTCCTTCATGCCTCCTCAGCCCCAGATGCAGAGGACAGTATCCGACGGCTGGACCCCATCCTTTTACCAGTGGAGACGAGTACGTGTGACAAAAGCGCCAACATGGACATTATCCTCTCACGGGACAAGCTGCTGTCTGAGACGTGCCTCAGCTTGCAGTCCACCAGCTCTTCCACAGAAGGCTACACAGCCGTCAACCAGGCCCAACTCAATGCAGTAACCTCATTAACGCCCCCTTCCTCTCCGGAGCTCAGCCGCCACCTTGTAAAAACCTCACAAACTCTCTCAGCGGTGGATGGCACTGTGACGTTGAAATTGGTTGCCAAGAAAACTTCACTCAGCTCTGTGAAAGTGGGTGTAGCAACAGCAACCGCGGGGACAATAAAGAGCGGGCAAAGTGACAGTGAACAAGGAGGTACAGGGGCAGAAGCATCCCCAGAAAACAAGAAGAGGGTTCATCGCTGTCAATTCAATGGGTGCCGGAAGGTTTATACAAAGAGCTCCCACTTAAAGGCTCACCAGAGGACTCATACAG